From Deltaproteobacteria bacterium, the proteins below share one genomic window:
- a CDS encoding Ig-like domain-containing protein, with amino-acid sequence MTQRRPEWTNWSLVATLALFAAACGGSDIDLGPTPTATRTGAATPTQGVTATVTVTRTPTQASASAVNGLLVVQRSVGSGSDALGAPPAFWEGNPEKASFDRALSHADWTVIGADQAGVTGSDGRFVIAGLAPGRYTLQVSRTLDGNLASVSVPFTVGDGGAAEVVAEMSWGLVKSISTYTLDGAQMRDVVGPNGTRLVTRDGRVVELSDWSRTLIDSDGDGRFDTLEVTEIFIANGPTQLVLGQSGSFYATARLSDGTTLDVTYLADWRSSSESVATIDSWGAVSALALGTTSLTATVGDLTSAPWPLTVMARPALRRIYVQNASCIYTMGAPRDDTRPPVTDPPATGILPAPNCTQVVQIGATIQFQATGEFDDGYYEDITDEVAWQLVPPEIGEVVAGLFTAKQAGTTKLSASLSGVVSEATDIRVVTEPTVVALSIYANNDGFAVIDARVGADGMRPEPCFDCGYSITVLRGDTLQFRATAQYDTGAWEDATDKVTWRSNNDDAAPIDAAGVMSAVAAGDATITATLGEVSSNLVGVHVVNDATLVSLSIYQEGGERVVGKGDQRFFRATGFYDVGFARDVTKEATWHSSDPSVGGFDSAGVFTARAAGIVKVWAELAGKQSNQEGLEVFETSEIGYCDPANVNRGVWSDDFNRVVLESDCAQYSQPGVATLRYTVTETQPHGGVFDPCLDLYVYQGETRVRTIREEGCGDPFLPLGAPGRDDAEVKYQLRAFWDLKDETGTAVAPGTYTIYGRFYLYYDPVVSITLTVLPAGHVAPPLADLVPLSATLNLPPAPACISDYQHLPSPLVDVCVANQGAGAAGPFVVSLAASSGAGEDKFTVAGLAAGEQRCISRPGLFYLDVIAAADITGTVAESDETNNRQMFFVPPPPTATPPPTCTPGGPLPTSTPTRSPRPVCTPPPCAPGQVYYCPGECPGGCGTTCVTPLPTPPPEGACFYGSQDCSAGSPELTTQEKCCMLARYSMSPLAFSWCPADHFTADGQCDACTKDPCDGLPPEQLPDLIPSDVRLSGCLLDNCYPRPAMAVCVANQGEAPSGSFYVSVNGGLALYFSGLAAGDEQCLETPYVAPAVVVADAGGWVAESREDNNTREFVPPTPEATACDVLPSDCTPGMKTPTPTPFPACTPPRCGPDQAYHCPDDDCPGGCGMICVMADGTIPPTPTMVP; translated from the coding sequence ATGACGCAACGGAGGCCAGAGTGGACCAACTGGAGTCTGGTGGCGACATTGGCGTTGTTCGCCGCCGCCTGCGGTGGCTCGGACATTGATCTCGGGCCGACCCCGACCGCGACAAGGACCGGCGCGGCGACGCCGACACAGGGCGTGACGGCGACGGTCACGGTGACGAGGACACCGACACAGGCCTCCGCCAGCGCCGTCAACGGACTGCTGGTAGTGCAGCGCTCGGTCGGCTCGGGCAGTGACGCGCTCGGGGCGCCCCCGGCCTTCTGGGAAGGCAACCCGGAGAAGGCATCGTTCGATCGCGCGCTGTCGCATGCCGACTGGACGGTGATCGGCGCGGACCAGGCGGGCGTGACCGGCAGTGACGGCCGCTTCGTCATCGCCGGTTTGGCGCCTGGCCGCTACACCCTGCAAGTGAGCCGCACCCTCGATGGCAATCTGGCTTCGGTCAGTGTGCCGTTCACAGTCGGGGACGGCGGCGCGGCGGAGGTCGTCGCCGAGATGTCGTGGGGTCTGGTGAAGTCGATCTCCACCTACACGCTCGACGGCGCGCAGATGCGTGACGTGGTCGGCCCCAACGGCACGCGCCTGGTCACCCGCGACGGCCGCGTGGTGGAGCTGAGCGACTGGAGCCGCACGCTGATCGACAGCGACGGCGACGGCCGCTTTGATACGCTGGAGGTCACCGAGATCTTCATCGCCAACGGCCCGACACAACTGGTTCTCGGCCAAAGCGGCTCCTTCTATGCCACCGCCAGGCTGTCGGACGGCACCACCCTCGACGTCACTTATCTGGCCGACTGGCGCTCGTCGAGCGAGAGCGTTGCCACCATCGACTCGTGGGGCGCGGTCTCGGCGCTGGCGCTCGGCACCACCTCGCTGACTGCAACGGTCGGTGACCTCACCAGTGCGCCGTGGCCGCTCACGGTCATGGCCCGGCCGGCGCTGCGCCGGATCTATGTCCAAAACGCTTCCTGCATCTACACCATGGGCGCCCCACGTGACGACACCCGGCCGCCGGTTACTGACCCGCCGGCAACCGGCATCCTGCCGGCGCCCAATTGCACGCAGGTGGTGCAAATCGGGGCAACGATCCAGTTCCAGGCCACCGGTGAATTCGATGACGGCTACTACGAGGACATCACCGACGAGGTCGCCTGGCAGCTCGTCCCGCCGGAGATCGGCGAGGTAGTTGCCGGGCTGTTCACCGCCAAGCAGGCCGGCACCACCAAGCTTAGCGCTTCCTTGAGCGGTGTGGTGAGTGAAGCGACCGACATCCGGGTGGTCACCGAACCCACGGTGGTGGCGCTGTCGATCTACGCCAACAACGACGGCTTCGCGGTGATCGACGCGCGCGTCGGTGCCGACGGCATGCGGCCGGAGCCCTGCTTCGATTGCGGTTACAGCATCACCGTGTTGCGGGGTGACACGCTGCAATTCCGGGCGACGGCGCAGTACGACACCGGCGCCTGGGAAGATGCTACCGACAAGGTCACCTGGCGCTCGAACAACGATGACGCCGCCCCGATCGACGCTGCGGGCGTGATGAGCGCGGTCGCCGCCGGTGATGCGACCATTACCGCCACCCTCGGTGAAGTCAGCAGTAACCTCGTCGGCGTCCACGTGGTCAACGACGCCACCCTGGTCTCGCTCTCGATCTACCAGGAGGGCGGCGAACGGGTGGTGGGCAAAGGCGACCAGCGCTTCTTCCGCGCCACCGGCTTCTACGATGTCGGCTTTGCCCGTGACGTCACCAAAGAGGCGACCTGGCACAGCAGTGATCCATCGGTCGGTGGTTTTGACTCCGCGGGTGTGTTCACCGCCCGGGCCGCGGGCATTGTCAAGGTGTGGGCGGAGTTGGCCGGCAAGCAGAGCAATCAAGAAGGGCTGGAGGTGTTCGAGACCAGCGAAATCGGTTATTGCGATCCGGCCAATGTCAATCGTGGGGTGTGGTCTGACGACTTCAACCGGGTGGTGCTGGAATCGGACTGCGCCCAGTACAGCCAGCCGGGGGTGGCGACGTTGCGCTACACCGTGACGGAGACCCAACCGCACGGCGGCGTGTTCGACCCCTGCCTCGATCTGTACGTTTACCAAGGCGAGACGCGCGTGCGGACGATTCGCGAGGAAGGCTGCGGCGACCCCTTCCTGCCGCTGGGTGCGCCGGGCCGCGACGATGCCGAAGTCAAATACCAGCTGCGCGCGTTCTGGGATCTCAAGGACGAGACCGGCACCGCGGTGGCGCCGGGTACCTACACCATTTACGGCCGCTTCTATCTCTACTACGACCCGGTAGTCAGCATCACGCTAACCGTACTGCCGGCGGGGCACGTGGCCCCGCCGCTTGCGGATTTGGTTCCGCTCAGCGCCACACTGAACCTGCCGCCCGCGCCAGCGTGCATAAGTGATTACCAGCACCTGCCGTCGCCGCTGGTCGATGTTTGCGTCGCCAACCAGGGCGCCGGCGCGGCGGGCCCGTTCGTCGTTTCGCTGGCGGCCAGTTCGGGAGCAGGGGAAGACAAGTTCACGGTGGCCGGTCTGGCTGCCGGCGAGCAGCGCTGCATCTCGCGCCCGGGCCTGTTCTACCTCGATGTGATCGCCGCCGCCGACATCACCGGTACGGTGGCGGAGAGCGACGAAACCAACAACCGGCAGATGTTCTTCGTGCCGCCGCCGCCGACAGCGACCCCGCCACCCACCTGCACCCCCGGCGGGCCGCTGCCGACTTCCACTCCGACGCGTTCGCCGCGCCCGGTCTGCACGCCGCCGCCGTGCGCACCGGGACAAGTGTACTACTGCCCGGGCGAGTGCCCCGGTGGTTGCGGTACCACTTGCGTCACCCCGCTGCCGACGCCGCCGCCTGAAGGCGCCTGCTTCTACGGCTCACAGGACTGTAGCGCGGGCTCGCCCGAACTCACGACGCAGGAGAAGTGTTGCATGCTCGCGCGCTACAGCATGTCACCACTGGCCTTCTCCTGGTGCCCGGCAGACCACTTCACCGCGGACGGCCAGTGCGACGCCTGCACCAAAGACCCCTGTGACGGCTTGCCGCCCGAGCAGCTGCCGGACTTGATCCCGAGCGACGTCCGGCTGAGCGGCTGCCTGCTGGACAACTGCTACCCCAGACCGGCGATGGCGGTGTGCGTCGCCAATCAAGGCGAGGCGCCGTCGGGATCCTTCTATGTCTCGGTGAACGGGGGGCTGGCGCTGTATTTCAGCGGCTTGGCCGCCGGCGATGAGCAATGTCTCGAAACCCCCTACGTGGCGCCGGCAGTAGTCGTCGCCGACGCTGGGGGCTGGGTGGCGGAAAGCCGAGAGGACAACAACACGCGCGAGTTCGTGCCCCCGACACCCGAGGCCACAGCCTGTGATGTTCTGCCGTCCGACTGCACGCCGGGCATGAAGACCCCGACGCCGACGCCCTTTCCCGCCTGCACACCGCCGCGCTGCGGGCCGGACCAGGCCTACCACTGCCCGGACGACGATTGCCCT
- a CDS encoding class I fructose-bisphosphate aldolase codes for MTERTREILSWYRSDTPGTLTNIARLLNHGRLGGTGKLVILPVDQGFEHGPARSFAPNPAGYDPRYHFELALAAGCNAYAAPLGFIEAGAAEFAGEIPLILKLNNSDSLFGGADPCPAITGSVDDALRLGCAAIGFTIYPASSARNEMYGQIRALSEEAKRKGLAVVVWSYPRGSGISKEGETAIDVIAYAAQIAAQLGAHLIKVKPPTAHLEQSAAKKVYEKERIPIATLAERVRHVVQGAFNGRRIVIFSGGEAKETSAILDEIRAIRDGGGFGSIIGRNSFQRPKDEAVKFLHTVMDIYAGTAK; via the coding sequence ATGACCGAACGTACGCGTGAAATCCTCAGCTGGTACCGCAGTGACACGCCCGGCACGCTCACCAACATCGCTCGGCTTCTCAATCACGGCCGACTCGGCGGCACCGGTAAGCTGGTTATCCTGCCGGTTGATCAAGGATTCGAGCACGGGCCGGCCCGCAGCTTCGCGCCCAACCCCGCGGGCTACGATCCGCGCTACCACTTCGAGTTGGCCCTGGCCGCCGGGTGTAACGCCTACGCTGCCCCACTCGGCTTCATCGAGGCCGGCGCGGCCGAATTCGCCGGCGAGATCCCGCTCATCCTCAAGCTCAACAATTCGGACTCGTTGTTTGGCGGCGCCGACCCTTGCCCGGCCATCACCGGCAGTGTCGACGACGCGCTGCGCCTGGGCTGCGCGGCGATCGGCTTCACGATCTATCCGGCTTCGTCGGCCCGTAACGAAATGTACGGACAGATTCGTGCCCTGTCCGAGGAAGCCAAGCGCAAGGGGCTGGCTGTCGTGGTGTGGTCGTACCCGCGCGGTTCGGGTATCTCCAAGGAAGGCGAAACCGCCATTGACGTGATTGCCTACGCCGCGCAGATCGCCGCTCAGCTCGGTGCCCACCTCATCAAGGTGAAGCCGCCCACGGCACACCTCGAGCAGTCGGCGGCCAAGAAGGTCTACGAAAAGGAGCGCATCCCGATCGCCACTCTGGCAGAGCGCGTCCGCCACGTGGTGCAAGGCGCCTTCAACGGCCGGCGCATCGTCATTTTCTCCGGCGGCGAAGCGAAGGAGACCTCGGCCATCCTCGACGAGATCCGCGCCATCCGCGACGGCGGCGGTTTCGGATCGATCATCGGGCGCAACAGCTTTCAGCGGCCGAAGGATGAGGCGGTCAAGTTCTTGCACACCGTCATGGACATTTACGCGGGCACGGCCAAGTAG
- the glpX gene encoding class II fructose-bisphosphatase, with product MEQMLSREFLRVVELAAVAAARTMGQGERHHSDDVAVEAMRKAMDTLPMRGEIVIGEGERDEAPMLFIGEKVGRGKSDDPEVAIAVDPLEGTNLCATGSPGAIAVLAASNKGGLLNAPDCYMEKIIVGPAAKGAVHLDASVAQNLKAIAARLHRAVSDLVVIVLDRPRHEKLIKEIRAAGARIRLISDGDLSAGISAAVRGTNVHAVMGTGGAPEGVLTAAALRCLNGGMEGRLVQAKPGDQEREKFEARLKSMGIVDPNRIYTERELAPGPEIIFAASGVTDGAMLKGVRFFGHGFRTNSLVISLRDRMVRFVDTVHLSDAPDAVVEF from the coding sequence ATTGAACAGATGTTGTCGCGGGAATTCCTGCGGGTGGTCGAGTTGGCGGCCGTGGCTGCGGCCCGAACGATGGGGCAGGGAGAGCGCCACCATTCGGACGATGTCGCCGTCGAGGCGATGCGCAAGGCGATGGATACGCTGCCGATGCGCGGCGAGATCGTCATCGGCGAGGGCGAGCGGGATGAAGCGCCGATGCTCTTCATCGGCGAGAAGGTCGGCCGTGGCAAGAGCGATGATCCGGAGGTCGCCATCGCCGTCGATCCGCTGGAGGGCACCAACCTGTGCGCCACCGGCTCGCCCGGCGCGATCGCCGTCTTGGCGGCCTCGAACAAGGGTGGCCTGCTCAATGCGCCCGATTGCTACATGGAGAAGATCATCGTCGGCCCGGCAGCCAAAGGCGCGGTGCACCTTGACGCCTCCGTGGCGCAGAATCTCAAGGCGATCGCGGCCCGCTTGCACCGCGCCGTCTCCGACTTGGTGGTGATCGTGCTCGATCGGCCTCGGCACGAGAAACTGATCAAGGAAATTCGCGCCGCCGGCGCGCGCATCCGGCTGATCTCGGACGGCGACTTGTCGGCCGGGATCTCGGCCGCGGTGCGTGGGACCAACGTGCACGCGGTGATGGGAACCGGGGGCGCGCCCGAAGGCGTGCTCACCGCCGCCGCCCTGCGCTGCCTCAACGGCGGCATGGAAGGCCGCCTGGTCCAGGCTAAGCCCGGCGACCAGGAGCGCGAGAAGTTCGAGGCGCGCTTGAAGTCGATGGGGATCGTCGACCCCAACCGCATCTACACCGAGCGCGAACTGGCGCCCGGACCCGAGATCATCTTCGCCGCCAGCGGCGTCACCGACGGTGCAATGCTCAAGGGCGTGCGTTTCTTCGGTCACGGCTTTCGTACCAACTCGCTGGTGATTTCGCTGCGCGACCGCATGGTGCGCTTCGTCGATACCGTGCACCTGAGCGACGCCCCGGACGCGGTCGTCGAATTCTGA
- a CDS encoding M20 family metallopeptidase → MSESVTELKAAVCAAVERERDTLLALSRRIYAHPELVFAEHQASGWLADYLEQAGFAVERGACDLPTAFVARLGSGAPCVAVLCEYDALPGIGHGCGHNIIATAGAGAGAALASVIAHCHGSVVVLGTPAEEGGGGKILMAKRGAFDGIDAAMMVHPAGLDLPAMKVLAVATVAVEYRGKAAHAAAFPHRGVNALDALITAYNSISHLRQHIRESERVHGIITDGGQAPNIVPERSAGLFYIRAATEARLEKLKARVLGCFRAGAEATGAQLEHHWLGEQYSDMDSNQPLAAAYAANVQRLGRVVRDLRTLPAAVSGSTDMGNISKLVPAIHPMIAAAPAHVPLHSSEFAAYAVSPSGDQAVLDGAKALAMTVLDVLCRPELRAAARAAFEQQ, encoded by the coding sequence GTGAGCGAGTCCGTCACCGAGCTCAAAGCTGCCGTCTGCGCCGCGGTCGAGCGCGAGCGCGACACCCTGCTGGCACTCAGCCGGCGCATCTACGCTCACCCGGAGTTAGTATTTGCCGAGCATCAGGCCAGCGGCTGGCTCGCCGACTACCTGGAGCAAGCCGGTTTCGCGGTCGAGCGCGGCGCCTGCGACTTGCCCACGGCCTTCGTCGCGCGCCTCGGCAGCGGTGCCCCCTGCGTGGCCGTGCTGTGCGAGTACGATGCCCTGCCGGGTATCGGCCACGGTTGCGGTCACAACATCATCGCTACTGCCGGTGCCGGCGCGGGCGCGGCCCTGGCCAGCGTTATCGCTCACTGCCACGGCAGCGTGGTGGTGCTGGGAACGCCCGCCGAAGAGGGCGGCGGCGGCAAGATCCTGATGGCCAAGCGCGGCGCCTTCGACGGCATCGATGCCGCAATGATGGTGCACCCCGCCGGACTGGACCTGCCGGCGATGAAAGTGTTGGCGGTGGCGACGGTGGCGGTCGAGTACCGCGGCAAGGCGGCGCATGCCGCGGCGTTTCCGCACCGCGGGGTCAACGCCCTCGATGCGTTGATCACCGCCTACAACTCGATCAGCCACTTGCGCCAGCACATCCGCGAGAGCGAACGGGTCCACGGCATCATCACCGATGGCGGCCAGGCCCCGAACATCGTTCCCGAGCGCAGCGCCGGCCTGTTCTACATCCGCGCCGCCACCGAGGCGCGGCTGGAGAAGCTCAAGGCGCGCGTGCTGGGCTGCTTTCGCGCCGGCGCGGAAGCCACCGGCGCGCAGTTGGAGCATCACTGGCTCGGGGAGCAGTACTCCGACATGGACAGCAATCAGCCGCTGGCGGCCGCCTACGCCGCCAATGTGCAGCGCTTGGGGCGAGTGGTGCGCGACCTGCGCACGCTGCCGGCGGCAGTCAGCGGCAGTACCGATATGGGCAACATCAGCAAACTGGTGCCGGCGATCCACCCGATGATCGCCGCGGCCCCGGCGCACGTGCCGCTGCACTCCAGCGAGTTCGCCGCCTACGCGGTCTCGCCCTCGGGCGATCAGGCCGTTCTCGACGGGGCCAAGGCGCTGGCCATGACCGTGCTCGACGTGCTGTGCCGGCCCGAACTGCGCGCCGCCGCCCGCGCCGCATTCGAGCAGCAGTAA
- a CDS encoding HEAT repeat domain-containing protein, producing MKSWPLGVKIGAGVAVVLLTLVMWLSWRRQPDEVARPQRPAPRSQRVHDRLAQLRGSRGGRVESGQADSEFRARALPGGRVALRPEVEPELEVPATPSWLDDEPDLETLKQMVTADPDPDKRLMAVMLLGGSEDPAAVPVLAQALGDENEDVRLAAVEMLGDFEGDEPVEAIQAALDDASAEIRFEALGVLADRGGEVTLAAVQRALSDEDDDVRALAEGVLDMEHMYQQEPAGGGARPGR from the coding sequence ATGAAGTCATGGCCCCTTGGCGTGAAGATCGGTGCGGGGGTGGCGGTGGTATTGCTGACGTTGGTGATGTGGCTGAGCTGGCGGCGCCAGCCCGACGAGGTGGCGCGGCCCCAGCGGCCGGCGCCCCGCAGCCAGCGCGTGCACGATCGCCTGGCGCAGTTGCGAGGTAGCCGCGGCGGTCGCGTTGAGAGCGGCCAGGCGGACAGCGAGTTCAGAGCCCGCGCGCTGCCCGGCGGCCGGGTGGCGCTGCGGCCCGAAGTGGAGCCGGAACTCGAGGTCCCGGCCACCCCTTCGTGGCTCGATGACGAGCCGGACTTAGAGACCCTCAAACAAATGGTCACGGCTGATCCCGATCCGGATAAACGGCTGATGGCGGTGATGTTGCTGGGCGGTTCCGAGGACCCGGCGGCAGTGCCGGTACTGGCGCAGGCTCTCGGCGACGAGAACGAGGATGTCCGGCTGGCGGCCGTCGAGATGCTCGGTGACTTCGAAGGCGACGAGCCGGTCGAAGCCATTCAGGCCGCTCTCGACGACGCCAGCGCGGAGATCCGCTTCGAGGCGCTGGGGGTGCTGGCCGACCGCGGCGGTGAGGTGACGTTGGCCGCGGTCCAGCGGGCTCTGAGCGACGAAGACGACGACGTTCGGGCGCTGGCCGAAGGCGTACTCGACATGGAGCACATGTATCAGCAGGAGCCCGCAGGCGGCGGCGCCAGGCCTGGGCGATGA